A part of Blastopirellula marina genomic DNA contains:
- the sufC gene encoding Fe-S cluster assembly ATPase SufC: MSDVLKIENLHVSVEGKPILNGVDLELRRGETHALMGPNGSGKSTLGFAIMGHPKYEVTEGKILVNDVDVTEMEADERARLGLFMAFQRPIAIPGVRLADFMRHATTNVRNPDRKEGEDLIPMREFRKEITTKMKQLQMDTEFARRYVNDGFSGGEMKRAEILQLAMLQPKFAILDETDSGLDADAVRLASQSIAQIGGEEMGLLIITHHDKLLEHNPPSHAHVMLGGRIVESGSVELAHELHANGYQRIREAYPEAAAMEMEMQDEEQAV; the protein is encoded by the coding sequence ATGTCTGACGTATTGAAGATTGAAAACCTACACGTTTCGGTCGAAGGCAAACCTATCCTGAACGGTGTCGATTTGGAACTCCGCCGCGGCGAAACGCACGCGTTGATGGGGCCAAACGGATCGGGCAAAAGTACACTTGGTTTCGCCATCATGGGTCACCCAAAGTACGAAGTGACCGAGGGCAAGATTCTGGTGAACGATGTCGATGTCACCGAAATGGAAGCAGACGAACGTGCCCGACTTGGCCTGTTCATGGCCTTCCAGCGACCGATCGCAATTCCTGGCGTTCGCTTGGCCGACTTTATGCGACATGCTACGACCAACGTCCGAAATCCTGACCGTAAGGAAGGGGAAGACCTCATCCCGATGCGTGAGTTCCGCAAGGAGATCACCACGAAGATGAAGCAGTTGCAAATGGATACGGAGTTCGCTCGCCGCTATGTGAACGATGGGTTCTCCGGCGGTGAAATGAAGCGAGCCGAAATCTTGCAACTCGCAATGCTACAGCCCAAATTCGCCATCCTGGACGAAACGGACAGTGGTCTGGACGCGGACGCCGTTCGTTTGGCCAGCCAAAGTATTGCTCAGATCGGTGGTGAAGAGATGGGGCTGTTGATCATCACGCACCACGACAAACTTTTGGAACACAATCCTCCGTCCCATGCCCACGTGATGTTGGGTGGCCGGATCGTGGAAAGCGGTAGCGTGGAACTTGCCCACGAACTGCATGCCAACGGTTACCAGCGAATTCGGGAAGCGTATCCCGAAGCCGCCGCGATGGAAATGGAAATGCAAGACGAAGAACAAGCGGTTTAG
- a CDS encoding NADH-quinone oxidoreductase subunit B produces MSKPWIEGRFEENVITTTIEQAINWGQQASIWPMTFGLACCAIEMMAVGASRFDIDRFGAGAFRASPRQADLMIVAGTVTYKMASRVRRLYNMMPDPKYVIAMGACTVGGGPYFKYGYHVVKGVDLVVPVDVYVPGCPPRPEALLEGLMRIQDKIRGHRINRRDGVRVDDELPVPHHSGFVETTGAENPLTSHQKLTGK; encoded by the coding sequence ATGTCCAAGCCATGGATTGAAGGCCGTTTCGAAGAAAACGTCATCACGACGACGATCGAGCAGGCAATTAATTGGGGACAACAAGCCAGTATATGGCCAATGACCTTCGGCCTTGCTTGTTGTGCGATTGAAATGATGGCCGTTGGGGCGAGTCGGTTTGATATCGACCGCTTCGGGGCGGGAGCCTTCCGGGCTTCGCCGCGGCAAGCTGATTTGATGATTGTCGCAGGCACCGTGACGTACAAAATGGCCAGTCGAGTTCGGCGGTTGTACAACATGATGCCTGATCCAAAGTATGTGATTGCGATGGGGGCCTGCACCGTTGGTGGCGGTCCTTACTTCAAGTATGGATATCACGTGGTGAAGGGAGTCGATCTGGTTGTCCCAGTCGACGTTTACGTCCCTGGATGTCCCCCACGCCCGGAAGCCTTGTTGGAAGGGCTGATGCGGATCCAAGATAAAATCCGCGGGCACCGCATCAATCGACGCGATGGCGTTCGCGTTGACGACGAGTTGCCGGTGCCACACCACTCTGGTTTTGTTGAGACAACCGGAGCGGAAAATCCACTTACCAGTCACCAGAAACTAACCGGTAAGTAA
- a CDS encoding helix-turn-helix transcriptional regulator: MSANSTQNESRWANEVIPTDLVVLDLLRKTPSLSTADMAEAMEVTATAVRQRLSRLMGQGYVERVSAKAGRGRPTHKYRLTTKGERKAGANYADLAMALWDEIRSIDDPDVKRGLITRIAKRLVSMYSSEVRGADAEQRIHELMALFVGRQIPLEYEEGNEGKPVLNVLACPYPDIAEQDRAVCALEKAMFAELLGQNMKLSHCRLDGETCCTYELTQIGSDTDDV, from the coding sequence ATGAGCGCAAATTCAACGCAAAACGAATCACGCTGGGCGAACGAGGTCATTCCTACGGACTTGGTCGTACTAGACCTGCTGCGGAAGACCCCGTCCCTGAGCACGGCCGACATGGCCGAGGCCATGGAGGTCACTGCGACGGCGGTTCGTCAGCGATTAAGTCGTTTGATGGGTCAAGGTTACGTTGAACGCGTTTCCGCTAAGGCGGGGCGTGGGCGTCCGACCCATAAGTACCGTCTAACGACCAAAGGCGAACGGAAAGCCGGTGCGAATTATGCCGACCTGGCAATGGCCTTATGGGACGAAATTCGTTCCATTGACGATCCGGATGTAAAACGCGGGTTGATAACGCGTATCGCCAAGCGGTTAGTCAGTATGTATTCCAGCGAGGTTCGTGGGGCAGATGCCGAGCAGCGAATTCATGAGCTTATGGCTCTTTTCGTGGGTCGGCAAATCCCGTTGGAATATGAAGAGGGCAATGAGGGCAAGCCAGTTCTTAACGTTCTGGCTTGCCCTTATCCCGATATCGCCGAGCAAGATCGAGCGGTTTGCGCCCTCGAGAAAGCGATGTTCGCCGAACTCTTGGGGCAGAACATGAAGTTGAGCCACTGCCGGCTCGACGGCGAGACTTGTTGCACCTACGAACTGACGCAGATCGGTTCGGATACGGATGACGTGTGA
- a CDS encoding alanine/glycine:cation symporter family protein: MIANRLLKPWRIFAGSLLVMGLICVVVAAQDGAEPDQPQADEPPMAAEQPADEKPAGEQAASSPEEASTPAADNSFPPPVDITDVETPDWMKRVDNGFGQVVSILKATLFYTVFPDEQQYAQENYVLYYWRSEGTDDPFKIAENSKARKPADMPDEATLNEVSAWVETGKAAGSGDPDKPYRQGKLTYVDREGVKKTRSVEYVKYVINDSTKYVLDKDGDQAIYKPLRKVRSALSTDKDEWKTPEQIREMALAGEMAIDFKANGQETPYIFTEYIGGVPLVVIWLSGGAILFTLYFGLVNFWGVPHAINVVRGTYDNPNEPGEVTHFQALASALSATVGLGNIAGVTIAMTDGGPGAFFWMILCGFFGMTSKFVECTLGQMYREVKPDGTILGGPMQYLVNSFEQFGLRPVGVFFSIVFAIMCVMASFGGGNMFQGNQAASQVLSMVPNTDKDQLKTVQAELKTAAAEEDFDRLPALQTRRKELLGKINSFENQFKIGFGIIMAALVGLVIIGGIKRIGATAGKIVPAMCLMYILACLWIICTHYNEIPGLVSTIFTQAFNPDAVRGGLIGVIVIGVRRAAFSNEAGVGSAAIAHSAAKTDEPVREGFVALLEPFIDTIVVCSMTALVILITGAWDSKELVHENGMAGVELTSAAFSAEISWFPYILTLAVVLFAFSTIISWSYYGERCWERLFGARAVFLYKIIFVIAVFLGPIFSLNNVLDFSDFMILSMAFPNILGCLLLAPTVKRAVTEYWRKLKAGEFNISH, from the coding sequence ATGATCGCAAATCGATTGTTGAAGCCGTGGCGCATCTTCGCCGGTTCGCTACTCGTCATGGGACTGATCTGTGTCGTCGTCGCTGCCCAAGACGGCGCGGAGCCTGATCAACCGCAAGCTGACGAGCCCCCCATGGCGGCGGAGCAGCCAGCCGACGAGAAGCCAGCAGGGGAACAAGCGGCAAGTTCGCCGGAAGAAGCGTCAACACCCGCTGCTGACAACTCGTTCCCACCACCGGTCGATATCACCGATGTGGAAACCCCCGATTGGATGAAGCGTGTCGACAATGGTTTCGGCCAGGTGGTGAGCATCCTCAAGGCGACCCTTTTCTACACGGTATTCCCGGACGAGCAACAATACGCTCAAGAGAACTACGTACTTTATTACTGGCGCAGCGAGGGAACCGACGATCCCTTCAAAATTGCCGAGAACAGCAAAGCTCGTAAACCGGCTGATATGCCGGACGAAGCAACGCTGAACGAAGTATCGGCCTGGGTCGAAACAGGCAAAGCAGCCGGATCGGGCGATCCTGACAAACCGTATCGCCAAGGGAAGCTGACGTACGTCGATCGCGAAGGAGTCAAGAAGACCCGCAGTGTCGAGTATGTGAAGTACGTCATTAATGACTCGACCAAGTACGTGCTCGACAAAGATGGCGACCAAGCGATTTACAAGCCACTGCGCAAGGTTCGCTCAGCGCTGAGCACCGACAAAGATGAATGGAAAACGCCGGAGCAAATTCGCGAAATGGCCTTGGCAGGCGAAATGGCCATCGATTTCAAAGCCAACGGCCAAGAGACACCTTATATCTTCACCGAATACATCGGCGGTGTTCCGCTGGTTGTGATTTGGCTTTCGGGTGGAGCAATCCTGTTCACACTCTACTTTGGCCTGGTCAACTTCTGGGGTGTTCCTCACGCGATCAATGTCGTTCGTGGAACCTATGACAATCCCAACGAGCCCGGGGAAGTGACTCACTTCCAAGCGCTTGCTTCCGCCCTGTCCGCGACCGTTGGTTTAGGCAACATCGCTGGGGTGACAATCGCCATGACCGATGGTGGCCCAGGGGCATTCTTCTGGATGATTCTCTGCGGTTTCTTCGGTATGACCAGTAAATTCGTCGAATGTACGCTGGGTCAGATGTACCGCGAAGTGAAGCCGGACGGCACGATCCTTGGTGGTCCGATGCAGTACCTGGTGAACTCTTTCGAGCAATTCGGTCTGCGTCCGGTGGGTGTGTTTTTCTCCATCGTATTCGCGATCATGTGCGTGATGGCGAGCTTTGGTGGCGGCAATATGTTCCAAGGCAATCAAGCTGCTTCCCAGGTTCTTTCGATGGTGCCAAACACCGACAAGGATCAACTGAAAACCGTTCAAGCAGAGCTTAAGACCGCGGCCGCCGAGGAAGATTTCGATCGCCTGCCAGCCCTGCAAACACGCCGCAAGGAATTACTAGGCAAGATCAACTCATTCGAGAACCAGTTCAAGATTGGATTCGGCATCATCATGGCCGCGCTGGTTGGCCTGGTGATCATCGGCGGGATCAAGCGAATTGGGGCCACGGCCGGCAAGATTGTTCCCGCGATGTGCTTGATGTACATCCTGGCCTGTCTGTGGATTATCTGCACGCATTACAACGAGATACCTGGATTGGTTTCCACCATCTTCACCCAGGCTTTCAACCCGGATGCTGTTCGGGGAGGCTTGATCGGTGTGATCGTGATTGGCGTTCGCCGAGCTGCATTTAGCAATGAAGCGGGTGTCGGTAGTGCGGCGATTGCTCACAGTGCTGCGAAGACGGATGAACCTGTCCGCGAAGGCTTCGTCGCCCTTTTGGAACCGTTTATCGATACGATCGTGGTTTGCTCGATGACCGCGTTGGTGATCTTGATCACCGGTGCTTGGGACAGCAAGGAATTGGTTCACGAGAACGGCATGGCAGGCGTCGAACTGACTTCGGCCGCGTTCAGTGCTGAAATCAGTTGGTTCCCGTACATCCTGACCCTAGCGGTCGTGCTGTTCGCCTTCTCGACGATTATTTCGTGGAGCTACTACGGCGAACGCTGCTGGGAACGGCTGTTCGGGGCTCGAGCCGTTTTTCTCTACAAGATCATCTTCGTGATCGCCGTATTCCTCGGACCAATCTTCTCGCTCAACAATGTGCTTGATTTTTCCGA